A section of the Ranitomeya imitator isolate aRanImi1 chromosome 7, aRanImi1.pri, whole genome shotgun sequence genome encodes:
- the LOC138646147 gene encoding octapeptide-repeat protein T2-like, whose amino-acid sequence MERGETRKERAEKERKWEHRKKDKRWKDRGDKERKRRQGKKEERRKERGDKERKRRQGKKEERRKERGNKKRKMRQGKKEERRKERGDKERKMRQGKKEERRKERGDKERKMRQGKKEERRKERGDKERKMRQGKKKEKIKD is encoded by the coding sequence ATGGAAAGAGGGGAGACAAGGAAAGAAAGAGCAGAGAAGGAAAGAAAGTGGGAACATAGAAAGAAAGATAAGCGATGGAAAGATAGAGGAGACAAGGAAAGAAAGAGGAGACAAGGAAAGAAAGAggagagaaggaaagaaagaggagacaaggaaagaaagaggagacaaggaaagaaagaagagagaaggaaagaaagaggAAACAAGAAAAGAAAGATGAGACaaggaaagaaagaagagagaaggaaagaaagaggAGACAAGGAAAGAAAGATGAGACaaggaaagaaagaagagagaaggaaagaaagaggAGACAAGGAAAGAAAGATGAGACaaggaaagaaagaagagagaaggaaagaaagaggGGACAAGGAAAGAAAGATGAGACaaggaaagaaaaaggaaaaaattaaagaCTAG